A window from Candidatus Bathyarchaeota archaeon encodes these proteins:
- a CDS encoding NTP transferase domain-containing protein: protein MKIPALIMAGGRGTRMGLPTEKPMLPFLEKPLIDWVAQAIQEAKNISQFYVITSANTPQTEKYCVEKGWKFVHTEANGYHNDLKQAVRMLGWFGPVLTMPADVPAITGEFLDSVVDEFERCGKDFLAVFVPIKARQDLGLSISSTDEYKGVWYAVSGINVINGAKVQGEGKIETSAIITQETEVLLNVNTLKDVELSQQIMRAKKS, encoded by the coding sequence TTGAAGATTCCAGCGTTGATTATGGCAGGAGGCAGAGGCACCCGCATGGGGCTACCCACTGAGAAGCCGATGCTGCCTTTTTTGGAAAAACCATTGATTGACTGGGTTGCCCAAGCCATCCAAGAAGCAAAAAACATTTCCCAATTCTACGTGATAACCAGCGCTAACACTCCACAGACAGAAAAGTACTGCGTTGAGAAGGGCTGGAAGTTTGTGCATACCGAAGCAAACGGCTATCACAATGACCTCAAACAGGCAGTGCGTATGCTGGGGTGGTTTGGTCCGGTACTCACCATGCCCGCTGATGTGCCAGCCATAACGGGGGAGTTTTTGGACAGTGTGGTCGATGAGTTTGAAAGGTGCGGAAAGGATTTTTTGGCTGTGTTTGTGCCCATCAAAGCGCGGCAGGATTTAGGGTTATCCATTTCATCCACAGACGAATACAAGGGTGTGTGGTATGCGGTTTCAGGAATAAACGTCATCAACGGCGCCAAAGTTCAAGGAGAAGGTAAAATTGAAACAAGTGCCATCATAACTCAGGAAACCGAGGTTTTGCTTAACGTTAATACCCTCAAAGATGTAGAGTTATCACAGCAGATAATGCGGGCTAAAAAAAGTTAA
- a CDS encoding adenosylcobinamide-GDP ribazoletransferase, giving the protein MKTIKTFRDLLSFLTIIPVGGKEDFIFTTAANMWLFPIIGGFIGILGAAYFVGCSYLIGALLGFANMAVALPTAFLGKLLPAAMTLAFLSVLTGLQHFDGLIDLGNALGLRNLHDRKMKAHAWTVSYAGAVLALAVEFVAFLGLFFINPAFAVGAIIIAEVSAKLAMVTIVWVGKPSHKGLGSIFLAKAKKKLNAVAYVFAVVIAFACFTLSGSLLLGVVAVGIALVSVPVAFVMNKVSNSVFGGVSGDMIGATNEVARAVALIVLAVVLAVGLF; this is encoded by the coding sequence GTGAAAACTATAAAAACTTTTAGGGATTTGTTGTCGTTCCTCACTATAATTCCAGTGGGCGGAAAGGAAGACTTCATTTTCACAACGGCAGCCAACATGTGGCTTTTTCCAATCATAGGCGGCTTCATAGGCATCCTTGGTGCAGCATATTTCGTGGGCTGCAGCTACCTAATTGGAGCCTTACTGGGCTTCGCAAATATGGCAGTAGCATTACCTACAGCTTTTCTGGGCAAACTGCTCCCAGCAGCGATGACACTGGCGTTTCTATCCGTGTTGACTGGACTGCAGCATTTCGATGGCTTAATTGACCTCGGCAACGCCTTGGGGTTACGTAATCTACATGACCGAAAAATGAAAGCCCACGCCTGGACAGTATCCTACGCTGGAGCGGTTTTGGCGTTGGCAGTGGAGTTTGTGGCATTTCTTGGGCTGTTCTTTATCAATCCAGCTTTCGCGGTTGGCGCAATAATCATCGCGGAGGTTTCCGCAAAGTTAGCTATGGTTACGATTGTTTGGGTTGGAAAACCCAGCCATAAAGGCTTAGGCTCAATTTTTCTCGCTAAAGCCAAAAAGAAACTAAACGCCGTAGCCTACGTGTTCGCAGTTGTAATCGCGTTTGCCTGCTTTACGCTATCCGGCAGTTTGCTTTTGGGGGTAGTTGCCGTGGGCATAGCTTTGGTCAGTGTTCCCGTGGCGTTTGTTATGAATAAGGTTTCAAACAGCGTTTTCGGTGGGGTTTCCGGAGACATGATTGGCGCAACCAACGAAGTGGCAAGGGCGGTGGCGCTGATAGTACTTGCAGTCGTTTTGGCGGTGGGGCTGTTTTGA
- a CDS encoding GDP-mannose 4,6-dehydratase, translating to MADLKGKNVLVTGGAGFIGFHLCKKLSDLTENLTNYDNLSNGTLENVKDVPKAKFVKGDILDLKKLCDLPKTDLIYHLAAQVVVGYSMENPLADFETNAKGTLHVLEKARKDDAKVVFASSAAVYGNPPIFPTPESYGFHPFSCYGVSKVVGEEYCQMYREQYGLEVVITRFANVYGLRCHGVIHDFLDKLAKNPDKLEILGTGQQCRDFVHVSDVVNALVTMGTKEGINGEVYNLGLGKTTSILELANLILTILNLQNRTVVTTTGHSWQGDVTKIWFDITKAKKELGWIPKVSLEESIKEVIAARKLSQ from the coding sequence ATGGCTGACCTAAAAGGAAAAAATGTGCTCGTAACTGGGGGAGCAGGCTTTATTGGCTTCCACTTGTGCAAGAAACTCTCTGACTTAACCGAAAACTTGACGAATTATGACAATCTCTCAAACGGCACACTTGAAAACGTCAAAGATGTTCCTAAAGCGAAATTCGTCAAAGGCGACATACTTGACTTAAAGAAACTCTGCGACTTACCCAAAACCGATTTAATCTATCACCTAGCCGCACAAGTTGTCGTCGGCTACTCCATGGAGAATCCGCTTGCCGATTTCGAAACCAACGCCAAAGGCACCCTTCACGTCTTAGAAAAAGCCCGCAAAGACGACGCTAAAGTTGTGTTTGCATCCAGCGCCGCCGTCTACGGTAACCCGCCCATATTCCCGACACCTGAATCATATGGTTTTCACCCCTTCTCCTGCTACGGCGTTTCCAAAGTGGTGGGCGAAGAATATTGCCAGATGTATCGTGAACAATACGGCTTAGAAGTCGTAATAACACGCTTCGCCAACGTGTATGGCTTACGATGCCACGGCGTCATCCATGATTTTCTGGATAAATTAGCCAAAAACCCTGACAAACTCGAAATCCTCGGAACGGGTCAGCAATGCCGCGATTTTGTTCATGTTTCTGATGTTGTTAACGCATTAGTAACAATGGGCACCAAAGAGGGCATCAACGGAGAAGTCTACAACCTTGGATTAGGCAAAACAACCTCTATCCTCGAATTAGCCAACCTCATCTTAACCATTCTTAACCTTCAAAACCGAACCGTCGTCACCACCACGGGTCATTCTTGGCAGGGTGATGTTACCAAAATATGGTTTGACATCACTAAAGCCAAAAAAGAGCTCGGTTGGATCCCCAAAGTCTCATTAGAAGAAAGCATTAAAGAAGTCATCGCTGCGAGGAAACTCTCCCAATGA
- a CDS encoding UbiA family prenyltransferase: MSGAGPAKGLIALLRLPYWLMTGGLSLLTALAITKASLANVPTTLGDLGFGWVALLIFFSMAFITSAGFAINDFFDRESDAVIKPKRPIPSGALTLKQVIAISGTLFAIGLVLAFLINWLSFAIIAVDSLLLLLYSYMVKRKSGFIANILVGILTGTAFLYGQATVTDTLSLISLALYPIAFGTIGGNVLRDVLSVEGDTKVGYPTLPQKIGSPKSVKVAAIFFLLTGLLAPLPSVPLIPDHFSLYYLPLILVWSVLLIYSSIRLITCASTVQNVRKYERIVTMSMILLPLALIMEAILGGLL, translated from the coding sequence ATGAGTGGTGCCGGGCCAGCTAAAGGTTTAATCGCGCTGCTACGTCTCCCCTACTGGCTCATGACAGGCGGGCTTTCGCTTCTGACGGCTTTAGCCATAACCAAGGCAAGCCTCGCCAATGTCCCCACTACGTTGGGCGATTTAGGCTTCGGCTGGGTTGCCCTGCTGATTTTCTTCTCCATGGCTTTCATCACTTCCGCGGGATTCGCCATAAATGACTTCTTTGACCGAGAAAGCGACGCCGTCATAAAACCCAAACGACCCATCCCCTCTGGTGCCTTAACCCTCAAACAGGTCATAGCCATCTCGGGAACCCTCTTCGCCATAGGCTTAGTTTTAGCGTTTTTGATTAATTGGCTTAGCTTCGCTATAATCGCGGTGGATTCTCTTCTGCTGCTGCTCTATTCGTATATGGTTAAACGCAAATCGGGCTTTATCGCCAACATCCTCGTCGGCATCCTAACCGGAACAGCATTTCTCTATGGGCAAGCAACTGTAACCGACACGCTTAGCCTAATCTCTTTGGCGCTGTATCCCATCGCGTTTGGCACAATAGGCGGCAACGTGTTACGCGACGTTTTAAGCGTGGAAGGCGACACCAAAGTGGGCTATCCGACGCTTCCCCAAAAAATCGGCAGCCCCAAATCAGTCAAAGTCGCAGCAATCTTCTTCCTACTCACAGGTCTCCTCGCGCCCCTGCCATCCGTGCCCCTCATCCCCGACCACTTCAGCCTCTACTACTTGCCCCTAATCCTTGTCTGGAGCGTCCTTCTCATCTACTCATCCATCCGCCTAATCACATGTGCTTCTACCGTGCAAAATGTGCGCAAATATGAGCGAATAGTCACTATGTCGATGATTCTTTTACCGCTAGCTCTTATAATGGAAGCGATACTTGGAGGGTTACTATGA
- a CDS encoding radical SAM protein: MSQTKSICPDCQKKIDAQLSEANGKIQITKQCPEHGEFKATHWQSQPIFDHMVKYDQFQYLGDLKASKNPQGCPYVCESCKNHASGTVIGVIDVTKRCNLRCAVCFSTFPNQESTDYEPTKQALIDMLEFAAKASPKPPAILFSGGEPCEREDMPEIIAAAHKLKFMTILATNGMKIADNPELAARFKDAGLNIVYLSFDSFHEDFNKKIRGRELLNYKLRTIDVCRKYDIEIILVNTLMKSLNDEEVGDMIRFAAKNTDIIRGLIFQPIAFTGRATENPFRENFREWSFAEDVEKQTHGEIKTTDLFPMSVMTSPIKIMRQFMQKPWPLFSCSPQCGIVNWVYVSPHNGKMYPINRFVNFDRFFNSIRKTAEHAESKGRVQLLAPLFMGAMISMNMLLVTKEVGTFTLMKSIMQMHMNPTYQSLGKIRRRIFLLGCMAFMDSYNFDVNRVRRCVVHYITPDKKIIPFCAYNNVHRVAIEKDYTEKQKQAQPQKIPQQIAVRKR; encoded by the coding sequence ATGAGCCAAACAAAAAGCATCTGCCCCGACTGCCAAAAAAAGATCGACGCCCAACTCAGTGAAGCCAACGGCAAAATCCAAATCACCAAACAATGCCCCGAACACGGCGAATTCAAAGCCACACACTGGCAAAGCCAACCCATATTTGACCACATGGTAAAATATGACCAGTTCCAGTACCTAGGCGACCTCAAAGCATCCAAAAACCCCCAAGGCTGCCCCTACGTCTGCGAATCCTGCAAAAACCACGCATCTGGCACCGTCATCGGCGTAATTGACGTTACCAAACGCTGCAACCTGCGGTGTGCTGTGTGCTTTTCGACGTTTCCCAATCAGGAATCAACCGATTACGAACCCACCAAGCAAGCGCTCATCGATATGTTAGAGTTTGCTGCTAAGGCTTCTCCAAAGCCACCAGCGATATTGTTTTCGGGTGGGGAACCCTGCGAACGCGAAGACATGCCCGAAATCATCGCGGCTGCGCACAAGCTAAAGTTCATGACGATTTTAGCCACCAACGGCATGAAGATTGCTGATAATCCTGAGCTTGCAGCTAGATTTAAGGACGCAGGCTTAAACATCGTTTACTTATCGTTTGACAGTTTCCACGAGGACTTTAACAAAAAAATCCGCGGACGGGAACTCCTCAACTATAAACTCCGAACTATTGATGTCTGCCGCAAATACGACATCGAAATCATCCTGGTCAACACATTGATGAAGAGCCTCAACGATGAAGAAGTCGGCGACATGATCCGTTTCGCAGCCAAAAACACCGACATCATCCGCGGCTTAATCTTTCAACCCATCGCCTTCACGGGGCGAGCGACGGAGAATCCTTTCCGCGAAAACTTCCGCGAATGGAGCTTTGCTGAAGACGTCGAGAAACAAACCCACGGCGAAATAAAAACCACCGATTTGTTCCCGATGTCGGTTATGACTTCGCCGATTAAGATTATGCGGCAGTTCATGCAAAAACCTTGGCCCCTGTTTAGCTGTAGCCCACAATGCGGCATTGTGAACTGGGTTTATGTTTCGCCTCATAACGGCAAAATGTATCCGATTAACCGCTTTGTAAATTTTGACCGCTTCTTCAACTCTATCCGCAAAACCGCGGAACACGCTGAATCCAAAGGCAGAGTGCAGTTGCTTGCGCCGCTGTTTATGGGTGCAATGATTTCGATGAATATGCTCTTAGTCACCAAGGAAGTCGGCACCTTCACCTTGATGAAGAGCATCATGCAGATGCACATGAACCCCACCTACCAGTCACTGGGTAAAATCCGTCGCCGCATCTTCCTTTTGGGCTGCATGGCGTTTATGGACAGCTACAACTTTGACGTCAACCGAGTCCGCCGATGTGTCGTCCACTACATCACCCCTGACAAGAAGATAATCCCCTTCTGCGCCTACAACAACGTGCACCGTGTCGCCATCGAAAAAGACTACACCGAAAAACAAAAACAGGCTCAACCCCAAAAAATCCCCCAACAAATCGCCGTCCGTAAACGATAG
- a CDS encoding DUF1616 domain-containing protein, whose amino-acid sequence MRLQSDKLGRIVRIDDDKGFLVAVLVALIVVCSVVAGYFVVAALYLEPESYSTIYILDSQKNALDYPATLVANQNSTFQVYVDVVNHMNDPINYEVQVKVTRNLGTLPVAAEPIQTFTIDNLQNGATAENSAVLTLNSPGEYSVIFELWHQDESGTYIFEGYNYCILNIQVTN is encoded by the coding sequence ATGCGACTACAATCCGACAAACTTGGAAGAATAGTCCGTATAGACGATGACAAAGGCTTCCTAGTCGCAGTTCTTGTGGCCTTGATTGTGGTCTGCTCAGTCGTGGCAGGATACTTTGTGGTTGCCGCTTTGTACCTTGAGCCCGAAAGTTACAGCACCATCTACATTTTGGACTCACAAAAAAACGCCCTTGACTACCCGGCGACTTTAGTTGCGAACCAGAACAGCACCTTCCAAGTCTACGTCGACGTCGTCAACCACATGAACGACCCCATCAACTATGAGGTGCAGGTCAAGGTCACCCGAAACCTAGGCACCCTACCCGTAGCCGCCGAACCCATCCAAACCTTCACCATTGACAATCTTCAAAATGGAGCCACAGCCGAAAACTCCGCCGTCCTCACCCTAAACAGCCCCGGCGAATACTCCGTGATTTTTGAGCTCTGGCATCAAGACGAGTCAGGAACCTACATTTTTGAAGGCTACAACTACTGCATCCTAAACATACAAGTAACAAACTAA
- a CDS encoding glycosyltransferase family 2 protein, with product MTSKVEMVSVVIPTLNEAGTILDAVTTVHKYLHYPHEIIIVDGKSTDGTIEIVKKVNFCRLIIEPRRGYGVALRTGMKNAKGNIIIMVDADGTYEFRHINRLIEHMVSKDADMVLATRMYDPNKAMGFFNFLGNKVITFFFDFCYSQIISDSQSGFRAISREVIDKMHFKETDMAFATEMLIQFAKEGYTILEIPTTYKFRSYGKPKLKPFKSGIQIFSTIFRGFLDATTIRQTWKNSPYRR from the coding sequence ATGACGTCAAAAGTTGAAATGGTCTCGGTGGTCATTCCCACACTAAATGAAGCAGGCACTATACTAGATGCAGTTACTACTGTACACAAATACCTCCATTATCCACATGAAATTATTATTGTGGACGGCAAATCCACCGATGGAACCATAGAGATTGTGAAGAAAGTTAATTTCTGCCGTTTAATCATCGAGCCCCGACGAGGCTACGGCGTTGCCCTGCGAACAGGCATGAAAAACGCCAAAGGCAACATCATCATCATGGTTGACGCTGACGGCACCTACGAATTCAGGCACATTAACCGCCTCATCGAACACATGGTCTCCAAAGACGCCGACATGGTTTTAGCCACCCGCATGTATGACCCCAACAAAGCCATGGGCTTCTTCAACTTCCTTGGAAACAAGGTCATCACGTTCTTCTTTGACTTTTGTTACAGCCAAATCATAAGCGACTCCCAATCAGGGTTTAGGGCAATTTCACGCGAAGTTATAGATAAAATGCACTTCAAAGAAACCGATATGGCGTTTGCCACTGAGATGCTGATTCAATTCGCCAAAGAAGGCTACACCATACTAGAAATCCCCACCACATACAAATTCCGCAGCTACGGCAAACCTAAGCTTAAACCATTTAAGTCGGGGATTCAGATATTTAGTACAATATTTAGGGGCTTCTTGGATGCGACTACAATCCGACAAACTTGGAAGAATAGTCCGTATAGACGATGA
- a CDS encoding glycosyltransferase family 4 protein, with amino-acid sequence MAQTRLCIVTHTFLPHVGGIEKVVNEQSKRLLHTNYSPTVVTNRIGTPKTYSVDGVPVHCYESVNTGFRLGIPYSIPTVPSFPTFVKAVSESKIVHAHGHPYLTSLLAGKLAKQYGKPFVLTQHNTFIEYNNFFDQVELVNDLSVGKQNLNAADRIIVISGATKEYVLRLGAKPSKVTLIYNGVDLKRFRLIAGKREEMRRKLGIPKDAVVVLTVRRLVYKNGVDTLLDSATIAVKKNPRVVFVVVGKGPDSESVKMQVAQRGIEGNFRLTGFVSDEDLPSYYNLADLFVLPSKSGEGLPLVALEAMACGLPVVATDVGGIGEILLPEYGKLVPPNQPEKLAKAVLEFAQVDFSRQRQEMRSRIEERFSWETNVEKLTQIYEELI; translated from the coding sequence ATGGCGCAAACTCGGCTCTGCATCGTCACGCACACTTTTCTGCCCCACGTCGGCGGCATAGAAAAAGTCGTTAACGAACAAAGCAAGCGATTGCTCCATACAAATTATTCTCCTACAGTTGTCACCAATCGGATAGGTACCCCCAAAACATATTCTGTCGATGGCGTGCCTGTGCATTGCTATGAATCAGTCAACACTGGCTTCCGATTGGGCATTCCCTACTCCATCCCCACTGTGCCAAGTTTCCCCACATTTGTAAAAGCAGTTTCAGAAAGCAAAATCGTGCACGCCCACGGTCACCCCTACCTCACCTCGCTACTCGCGGGCAAACTCGCCAAACAATACGGCAAACCGTTTGTGCTCACCCAACACAACACGTTCATTGAGTACAACAATTTCTTTGATCAAGTCGAACTTGTTAATGACCTGTCTGTGGGAAAACAGAATTTGAACGCTGCCGACAGAATCATTGTCATTAGCGGCGCCACCAAAGAATATGTGCTACGGTTAGGAGCAAAACCTTCCAAAGTTACCCTCATCTATAATGGCGTGGACCTCAAAAGGTTCCGCTTAATCGCTGGCAAACGTGAAGAAATGCGCCGCAAACTCGGCATTCCAAAAGATGCAGTTGTGGTTTTGACGGTGCGGCGACTGGTTTACAAAAACGGCGTAGACACCCTTCTTGACAGCGCCACAATCGCAGTGAAGAAGAACCCGCGTGTGGTGTTTGTGGTTGTAGGCAAAGGTCCCGACTCGGAAAGCGTAAAGATGCAGGTTGCGCAACGGGGGATTGAAGGCAACTTTAGGTTGACAGGGTTTGTGAGCGATGAGGATTTGCCTTCGTATTATAATTTGGCTGATTTGTTTGTGTTGCCCTCTAAATCAGGGGAAGGCTTGCCGTTGGTAGCATTAGAAGCAATGGCTTGCGGTTTACCCGTAGTCGCCACCGACGTCGGAGGAATAGGAGAGATTCTGTTACCCGAATACGGAAAACTGGTACCTCCCAATCAACCCGAAAAGCTTGCAAAAGCCGTGTTAGAATTTGCTCAAGTTGATTTCTCGCGGCAACGCCAAGAAATGCGTTCACGCATCGAAGAACGTTTCAGCTGGGAAACCAATGTTGAGAAGTTAACACAGATATACGAAGAACTTATTTAA
- a CDS encoding alpha-ribazole phosphatase CobZ gives MTQQTPPLLSYLEERGITLQSLIDSALEMYVPHPGIETPEKATQALKAEFLDILKDVNISTLIVAAFHAQQEAENGRIPGLTVERFMGRPGLVADELIGIAIATYIGGSRGMFEFVRFDQAKPGILKELPPLTNDAIGALVAGASSNVYTNALKNAEAKP, from the coding sequence ATGACCCAACAAACCCCGCCCCTGCTAAGCTACCTCGAAGAAAGAGGCATCACCCTTCAAAGCTTAATTGACAGCGCGCTAGAAATGTATGTGCCTCACCCCGGTATCGAAACCCCCGAAAAAGCCACCCAAGCCCTCAAAGCCGAATTCCTCGACATCCTAAAAGACGTCAACATATCCACACTTATCGTCGCAGCCTTCCATGCGCAACAAGAAGCGGAGAATGGCAGAATCCCTGGTTTAACGGTGGAACGTTTTATGGGCAGACCAGGACTAGTTGCGGATGAGCTTATCGGCATAGCCATCGCCACCTACATTGGCGGGTCACGGGGCATGTTTGAGTTTGTCCGCTTTGACCAAGCCAAACCTGGCATCTTAAAAGAACTGCCGCCCCTGACAAACGATGCAATCGGAGCTCTGGTAGCTGGTGCGTCATCGAACGTGTATACGAATGCGCTTAAAAACGCCGAAGCCAAACCATAG
- a CDS encoding diphthine--ammonia ligase yields the protein MKVVASWSGGKDSAYAYYLAKQEGHEILSFLTMMMSESKSNFHMIPAGILDAQAKAIGIPLIKKTTSPETYEADFKAVLRECKAKGAEALVTGDIYEVAGHEEGWLGRVLKEVGLAAVKPLWMGDTKLIYQYYLKSGFKATVVRTNRDLSLDWLGRVLDQKFYDDILKLPGVDPCGEGGEYHTVITDGPGFTQKVELVESEKKRLDNGFGYLEIKQYKVTPK from the coding sequence ATGAAAGTTGTTGCTTCATGGAGCGGCGGCAAAGACAGCGCCTACGCATATTACCTAGCAAAACAAGAAGGCCACGAAATCCTGAGCTTTCTTACTATGATGATGAGTGAATCCAAATCAAACTTCCACATGATACCTGCTGGCATACTTGACGCCCAAGCCAAAGCCATCGGAATCCCCCTAATCAAAAAAACCACCTCCCCAGAAACCTACGAAGCCGATTTCAAAGCCGTCCTGCGCGAATGCAAAGCCAAAGGCGCCGAAGCCTTAGTCACAGGCGACATCTACGAAGTCGCAGGCCACGAAGAAGGTTGGCTTGGACGAGTCCTCAAAGAAGTCGGCTTAGCCGCAGTCAAGCCACTTTGGATGGGCGACACCAAACTAATCTATCAATACTACCTAAAATCGGGCTTCAAAGCAACAGTGGTACGCACCAACCGCGACCTCAGCCTCGACTGGCTTGGCCGCGTCTTGGACCAAAAATTCTACGATGACATCTTAAAGCTTCCCGGCGTAGACCCCTGCGGCGAAGGCGGCGAATACCACACGGTCATCACCGACGGACCCGGCTTCACACAAAAAGTCGAACTCGTCGAGTCTGAAAAGAAACGCTTAGATAATGGCTTTGGGTACTTAGAAATCAAACAGTATAAAGTAACTCCAAAGTAA
- a CDS encoding TIGR00303 family protein — protein MDVIFANNELKAKAFLQEIEGKNPLFIATIATTETGKIPGLSAAGANPDFTDFTPPADAELLLLGKCRSIRGVPITPDGIPTPALITTSALHLADIPVVVVNGGVKVQPQIPYIDVNGSPGRDIRSGDSVDNVEEVIERSKVIGEQLAKTADYLVIGESIPGGTTTALGVLSALGVDAQGKVSSTLPLNPHSLKAEVVAAGLKAAGEKFGSLKANPIKAVSAVGDPMMAALAGLVIGGSRQAPILMAGGTQMTAVLAVINALEPKALCNVAVGTTRWVAKDKNSDICGIVRQFCDVPILAADLDFGPSAFPGLQIYETGLVKEGVGAGGASIAAMAKTGGAVTKGILLKEIERNYAQLMSIK, from the coding sequence ATGGATGTCATATTTGCAAATAACGAGTTAAAGGCGAAAGCCTTCCTCCAAGAAATCGAAGGCAAAAACCCCCTTTTCATCGCAACCATCGCCACCACCGAAACCGGCAAAATCCCCGGTCTCTCAGCGGCAGGCGCAAACCCCGACTTCACCGACTTCACCCCACCCGCAGACGCCGAACTCCTCCTTTTAGGAAAATGCAGAAGCATCCGCGGCGTCCCCATCACCCCCGACGGCATCCCCACACCCGCACTCATAACCACCTCCGCACTCCACTTAGCCGACATACCCGTCGTAGTGGTTAATGGTGGCGTTAAAGTCCAACCCCAAATCCCCTACATCGACGTCAACGGCAGCCCCGGACGCGACATCCGAAGCGGCGACTCCGTCGACAACGTCGAAGAAGTCATCGAACGCAGCAAAGTCATCGGCGAACAACTCGCCAAAACAGCCGATTACCTCGTCATAGGCGAAAGCATCCCCGGCGGAACCACCACCGCCCTTGGCGTACTCTCAGCTTTGGGAGTAGATGCGCAAGGCAAAGTCAGCAGCACGCTCCCCCTAAACCCTCACAGCCTCAAAGCCGAAGTCGTCGCCGCAGGACTCAAAGCGGCAGGAGAAAAATTCGGTAGCCTCAAAGCCAACCCCATCAAAGCAGTTTCAGCTGTGGGCGACCCCATGATGGCGGCGCTGGCAGGTCTGGTCATAGGCGGTTCACGTCAAGCCCCAATTCTGATGGCAGGCGGCACCCAGATGACTGCGGTTTTAGCTGTGATAAACGCGCTTGAACCCAAGGCGCTGTGCAACGTCGCCGTCGGCACGACCCGCTGGGTGGCTAAAGACAAAAACTCTGACATCTGCGGCATCGTGCGCCAATTCTGTGACGTCCCCATCTTGGCGGCAGACCTAGATTTTGGGCCCTCTGCGTTTCCAGGTCTACAAATCTACGAAACTGGTCTCGTTAAGGAGGGGGTTGGTGCTGGTGGCGCTTCGATTGCGGCTATGGCCAAGACTGGCGGCGCAGTAACCAAGGGTATCCTTCTTAAGGAGATAGAGCGTAATTATGCTCAATTAATGAGCATAAAGTGA
- the cobS gene encoding adenosylcobinamide-GDP ribazoletransferase: MAIKQLKNLLSFLTVFPVSMDENLFTDCARNMWVFPLVGAFLGLLAGLFGWVAYYFLPSLVVGAIALALLLWMTGLHHTDGLLDFGDGVMVHGSAEKKIEVMHDQLTGAGAIGLTMMTYLITAFAFAGYGQVVNYGGFFFVPLIFPALIMVELGAKLAMVVAAWAGKSVHEGMNSPFLAVMHGPNGNWRLLAAIAVSAIIAVPLLGWMGLFAIVAAVFTGFVMVVVAHRHFNGVTGDVFGATDEITRMVCAVVILAVATWL; this comes from the coding sequence TTGGCGATAAAACAACTTAAGAATTTGCTTTCTTTCTTAACCGTTTTCCCAGTCTCCATGGACGAAAACCTGTTTACAGACTGCGCGCGCAACATGTGGGTTTTTCCGCTGGTCGGCGCGTTTTTGGGTTTGTTAGCGGGTTTGTTCGGCTGGGTTGCCTATTATTTTCTGCCTTCCCTAGTGGTGGGCGCTATTGCTTTGGCTTTGTTGCTTTGGATGACCGGGCTGCATCACACTGATGGACTGCTGGATTTCGGCGACGGCGTCATGGTACATGGCTCTGCGGAGAAAAAAATTGAGGTTATGCATGACCAACTCACAGGTGCAGGCGCCATCGGGCTCACAATGATGACGTATTTGATTACTGCCTTCGCGTTTGCAGGATACGGTCAAGTCGTCAATTATGGTGGCTTCTTTTTTGTTCCCCTGATTTTCCCCGCCCTAATCATGGTTGAGTTGGGGGCGAAGCTGGCGATGGTTGTGGCAGCGTGGGCAGGCAAATCCGTCCATGAAGGCATGAACTCCCCGTTCCTTGCAGTAATGCATGGACCCAACGGCAACTGGCGACTATTAGCAGCTATTGCGGTTTCAGCGATAATTGCTGTGCCACTGCTCGGTTGGATGGGCCTCTTTGCTATCGTAGCGGCAGTTTTCACGGGGTTTGTGATGGTTGTCGTGGCACATCGTCACTTTAACGGCGTTACAGGCGACGTGTTTGGCGCTACCGACGAAATAACCCGCATGGTCTGTGCCGTTGTGATCTTGGCGGTGGCCACATGGCTATAA